A region from the Betaproteobacteria bacterium genome encodes:
- the hemC gene encoding hydroxymethylbilane synthase: MTQLPANLVIATRESALALWQARHVRERLCAAYPSVEIELLGMTTEGDQNLATSLAKIGGKGLFIKELEQALADGRADIAVHSMKDVPVQLPEGFTLAAICAREDARDAFVSNDYAVLSDLPAGSVVGTSSLRRESQIRARYPALKIEPLRGNVQTRLRRLDEGRFAAIILAVAGLKRLDLAHRITAPLPLEDSIPAVGQGALGIECLARSASVMDLVGVLHDHESAVCVQIERAVSLALGGSCILPLGVHARMEGRFAHVTGVVASPDGSQYVRAELTREVSMHSARQIGFELADKLRMQGAAPILDALKTFPPS, from the coding sequence TTGACGCAACTCCCCGCTAATCTGGTTATCGCCACCCGCGAAAGCGCGCTGGCTCTATGGCAAGCCCGCCATGTGCGCGAGCGGCTTTGCGCGGCTTACCCATCCGTGGAGATCGAGCTGTTGGGCATGACCACGGAGGGCGACCAAAATCTCGCCACCTCGCTTGCCAAGATTGGTGGCAAGGGCCTCTTCATTAAAGAGCTGGAACAAGCCCTGGCGGATGGCCGCGCGGACATCGCCGTGCATTCCATGAAGGATGTGCCGGTGCAACTCCCCGAAGGGTTCACGCTGGCGGCCATCTGTGCGCGCGAGGACGCGCGCGATGCTTTCGTATCGAACGATTATGCTGTGTTGAGCGACTTGCCGGCGGGCAGCGTGGTGGGAACCTCGAGCCTGCGGCGTGAGAGCCAGATTCGCGCGCGTTATCCCGCGCTCAAGATCGAGCCGCTGCGAGGTAACGTGCAAACGCGTCTGCGGCGCTTGGACGAAGGCCGTTTCGCCGCCATCATACTGGCCGTGGCGGGCCTCAAGCGCTTGGATCTTGCGCACCGAATCACCGCGCCCTTGCCGCTCGAGGACAGCATTCCCGCCGTGGGCCAAGGTGCCTTGGGCATAGAGTGCCTGGCGCGTAGTGCCAGCGTCATGGATCTCGTGGGCGTGTTGCACGATCATGAGAGCGCCGTTTGCGTTCAGATCGAGCGTGCTGTGAGCCTGGCGCTGGGAGGAAGCTGCATCTTGCCCTTGGGCGTGCACGCACGCATGGAAGGCCGGTTTGCCCATGTGACCGGAGTGGTGGCGAGCCCCGACGGCTCGCAATATGTGCGCGCTGAACTCACGCGCGAAGTGTCCATGCATAGCGCGCGGCAAATCGGATTCGAATTGGCGGACAAACTCCGCATGCAAGGCGCGGCGCCTATTCTCGATGCGCTGAAGACCTTTCCCCCAAGTTGA
- a CDS encoding divalent-cation tolerance protein CutA, with protein MNEAIVVLTNLPDQASAETLATLLVEARQAACVNILAPCRSVYRWKGQIERAEEVPLLIKTTRDRYAELEQAIRAHHPYEIPEIVALPIEAGSASYMNWIRAEVA; from the coding sequence ATGAACGAAGCCATCGTGGTTCTCACCAACCTACCCGACCAAGCATCCGCCGAAACCCTCGCGACCCTTCTGGTGGAAGCGCGGCAGGCGGCGTGCGTCAACATCCTGGCGCCCTGCCGCTCGGTCTACCGCTGGAAAGGGCAGATCGAGCGTGCCGAAGAAGTACCCCTGCTTATCAAAACCACGCGAGACCGCTACGCCGAGCTGGAGCAGGCGATCCGTGCGCATCATCCCTACGAAATCCCGGAGATCGTCGCGCTCCCCATCGAGGCGGGATCGGCGTCGTACATGAACTGGATCCGCGCGGAAGTCGCATGA
- a CDS encoding NAD-dependent epimerase/dehydratase family protein produces the protein MRRLLIVGYGDMGSRMLPLLRGRYRLYGLARSAGRAAQMRAAGVTPVMGDLDRPESLRRLAGIAQDILHFAPPPSSGTQDSRTVNLVRALARRRTLPQRFIYLSTSGVYGDRQGEVVNEWDRIAPNTERASRRAHAEGQLRDWSKRSKVRVSVLRVPGIYAHDRLPVERLKRGTPSISAEEDSYTNHVHASDLARLVLLALNRGQGGRVYHASDGAWIKAGDYFDAVADALGFARPPRVSMGQATETIPANALSFLQESRRLSNRRAIDELKMVFRYPNVAAALAEVAARNRTGLQTV, from the coding sequence ATGCGCAGACTTCTCATTGTGGGATATGGAGACATGGGCTCCAGAATGCTTCCCCTGCTTCGCGGCCGGTACCGTCTTTACGGGCTGGCGCGCTCGGCGGGGCGGGCCGCGCAGATGCGGGCGGCGGGCGTTACGCCCGTCATGGGCGATCTGGACCGGCCGGAATCCCTGCGCCGGTTGGCGGGCATTGCGCAGGACATTCTTCACTTCGCGCCGCCGCCAAGCTCCGGCACCCAGGATTCTCGCACCGTGAACTTGGTTCGCGCGCTCGCGAGGCGCCGTACTCTACCACAGCGGTTTATTTATCTGAGCACCAGCGGCGTCTACGGCGACCGCCAAGGCGAGGTGGTGAACGAGTGGGATCGCATCGCGCCCAATACCGAGCGCGCGAGCCGCCGCGCCCACGCCGAGGGCCAACTGCGAGACTGGAGCAAACGCTCCAAGGTGCGCGTGAGCGTGCTGCGGGTGCCTGGTATCTATGCCCATGACCGCTTGCCCGTGGAGCGCTTGAAGCGCGGCACGCCCAGCATTAGCGCGGAGGAAGACAGTTACACCAACCACGTCCACGCCTCGGATTTGGCGCGGCTCGTGCTCTTGGCCTTGAACCGGGGGCAAGGGGGCCGCGTCTATCACGCCAGCGATGGCGCGTGGATCAAGGCGGGGGACTACTTCGACGCGGTGGCGGATGCCCTAGGATTTGCGCGGCCGCCACGCGTGAGCATGGGCCAAGCAACGGAAACCATTCCGGCCAATGCATTGTCTTTTCTTCAAGAGTCCCGCCGGTTGAGTAACCGCCGGGCGATCGATGAACTGAAAATGGTGTTTCGCTATCCCAATGTCGCGGCCGCGCTGGCGGAAGTGGCGGCGAGAAACCGAACCGGACTCCAAACCGTATGA
- a CDS encoding sensor histidine kinase, giving the protein MNQPLHRDALPNFRNLGVILRIVGSVNLFCLLEAVLRGDSWAGIWGSLLDGAALVQPVLIMSVLALFALGDWLHGMTYRTGLVIVAALELLIVTIVYPILLEASGGSPPFRLERAWLVTALASASLLYYFHLRSRALSPALSEARLQALQARIRPHFLFNSINAVLSLMRAQPKRAEAALEDMAGLFRVLMADNRELSTLKSEVELTRQYLNLEQLRLGGRLKVEWHIDKMPGDARVPPMVLQPLVENAVYHGIEPSMSTGVIHINAYSVRDEVHVVLKNLYRKNGAHHGGNKMAVGNIRERLSLHFDAEASMSTTVIDNEYHVHIRMPYLKEAA; this is encoded by the coding sequence ATAAATCAGCCCCTCCACCGGGACGCGCTCCCGAACTTCCGCAATCTGGGTGTCATTCTGCGCATCGTGGGCTCGGTCAACCTGTTTTGCCTGCTGGAGGCCGTACTGCGGGGCGACTCTTGGGCGGGAATTTGGGGCTCCTTGCTGGACGGGGCGGCACTCGTGCAGCCCGTGCTGATCATGAGCGTCCTAGCGCTCTTCGCCCTGGGTGACTGGTTGCACGGGATGACCTACCGCACAGGTTTGGTGATCGTGGCCGCTCTGGAGCTGCTTATCGTCACGATCGTGTACCCCATCTTGCTCGAAGCGAGTGGCGGTAGCCCGCCCTTTCGCTTGGAGCGTGCTTGGCTCGTCACCGCGCTGGCAAGTGCCTCCTTGCTTTATTACTTCCACTTGCGCAGCCGTGCGCTCTCGCCCGCCCTTTCGGAAGCCCGCCTACAAGCCTTGCAAGCGCGCATTCGGCCGCATTTCCTCTTCAACAGCATCAATGCCGTGTTGAGCCTGATGCGCGCGCAACCCAAGCGTGCCGAGGCCGCCTTGGAGGACATGGCCGGTTTATTTCGCGTATTGATGGCGGACAACCGGGAGTTGTCCACGCTGAAATCCGAGGTGGAACTCACCCGCCAATACCTCAATCTCGAACAGCTCCGCCTAGGCGGCCGTCTCAAGGTGGAGTGGCATATCGATAAGATGCCGGGGGATGCGCGCGTGCCTCCCATGGTGTTGCAACCCTTGGTCGAGAACGCCGTCTATCACGGGATAGAGCCGTCCATGAGCACCGGAGTGATCCACATCAATGCCTATTCCGTGCGAGACGAAGTGCACGTCGTGCTCAAGAACCTCTATCGTAAGAATGGCGCTCACCACGGCGGCAACAAAATGGCGGTGGGAAACATTCGGGAGCGCTTGTCCTTGCACTTCGACGCGGAGGCAAGCATGAGTACGACAGTCATCGACAATGAGTATCACGTTCATATTCGAATGCCCTATCTCAAGGAGGCGGCATGA
- a CDS encoding heme biosynthesis protein HemY: MRALILGTGLFALAVVLTLAAHYNSGYVLIALQAHRIELSLNLAVLLLLLACVAFYALVRGAQLMRALPEKARAFRADTRFEQSRRALEEALNAYFESHYGKAERAAASAASPEHRALAGVIAARSSHELRNFQGRDDYLAAMEHHAPARAYLRLITQAELLLDERRYHDALSALSRLPEKHSAALNLELRAQQLAHNWDQVLALLPQLERRKVFEPAVLARLRGHCHRENLRAMGPGARALREYWSRIAAEDRLESATANAGAKAFLAVGEKEEASAFLEKSLQQQWEPALLDTYAQCTGDDPRRQLEYAESWLRDHPKDGALLLALGKICARAALWGKARSYLEASLAIEESFAARLELARLLDYLGESSRVREHLERALKLAISQNRESRQNEWAGNA, encoded by the coding sequence ATGCGCGCGCTCATCCTGGGAACCGGGTTATTTGCACTCGCCGTGGTGCTCACCCTGGCGGCACATTACAACTCTGGTTACGTGCTGATAGCCCTCCAGGCCCATCGCATCGAACTATCGCTGAATTTAGCGGTGCTATTGCTGTTGCTTGCTTGTGTCGCCTTTTATGCGCTGGTGCGCGGTGCGCAGCTCATGCGCGCCCTGCCGGAGAAGGCGCGCGCGTTTCGCGCGGATACCAGGTTCGAGCAATCGCGCCGGGCGCTGGAAGAAGCGCTCAATGCCTATTTCGAATCGCACTACGGAAAGGCCGAGCGCGCCGCCGCTTCCGCGGCGAGCCCGGAGCATCGCGCGCTAGCGGGCGTGATCGCCGCGCGTAGCTCCCATGAACTGCGCAATTTTCAGGGGCGCGACGATTATCTGGCCGCCATGGAACATCACGCACCCGCCCGCGCCTACCTGAGGTTGATCACGCAAGCCGAATTGCTGCTGGACGAGCGGCGTTATCACGACGCTTTGAGCGCGTTGTCGCGCTTACCCGAAAAACACTCCGCCGCGCTCAATCTCGAACTGCGCGCCCAGCAACTGGCTCACAATTGGGACCAGGTACTCGCACTGCTACCCCAACTGGAGCGCAGAAAAGTCTTCGAACCCGCGGTGCTTGCCAGGTTGCGGGGCCATTGCCACAGAGAAAATCTGCGGGCCATGGGCCCCGGTGCGCGCGCGCTGAGGGAGTACTGGAGCCGCATAGCGGCAGAAGACCGATTGGAGAGTGCCACGGCGAACGCAGGCGCCAAGGCTTTCCTGGCCGTGGGCGAGAAGGAGGAGGCGTCCGCCTTCCTCGAAAAATCTCTCCAGCAACAATGGGAGCCGGCGTTGCTGGACACCTACGCCCAATGCACCGGCGACGATCCGCGGCGCCAGTTGGAATACGCCGAATCCTGGTTGAGGGATCACCCCAAGGATGGGGCGCTGCTCCTGGCCCTGGGAAAAATTTGCGCGCGCGCCGCCCTGTGGGGAAAGGCCAGAAGTTATCTGGAGGCGAGCCTTGCCATCGAAGAAAGCTTCGCCGCCCGCTTGGAACTTGCCCGGTTGCTGGATTACTTGGGTGAATCGAGCCGGGTGCGGGAACACTTGGAACGAGCCCTCAAACTCGCCATCTCGCAAAACCGCGAATCACGCCAGAATGAGTGGGCCGGGAATGCTTAA
- a CDS encoding response regulator transcription factor, protein MTLPALRVVIADDESPARYRLKDLLEDCSESVPAQVVGEVASGDELIELLETVHADLVLLDIRMPGMDGIEAAQHLLAMEKPPAVIFTTAFDVYAVKAFEMHAVDYLLKPIRLQRLHDALKRIKRETPLTPSTLEALAADARSHIPVTERGKVTLVPVNKILYMRADQKYVSLKTHEHEYLLEDSLSRLEQEFCDSFVRIHRSCLVSRAHIAGFERGGDDGEGQWQVELRGTTERLPVSRRQQHVIKQLAS, encoded by the coding sequence ATGACCCTCCCCGCTTTGCGCGTTGTGATCGCGGACGACGAAAGTCCTGCCCGGTACCGGCTCAAGGACTTATTGGAAGATTGCTCGGAGAGCGTGCCTGCGCAGGTCGTTGGCGAAGTGGCGAGTGGAGATGAATTGATCGAACTTCTCGAGACGGTTCACGCGGACCTCGTTTTGCTAGACATCCGCATGCCTGGCATGGATGGCATCGAAGCCGCCCAGCACTTGTTAGCCATGGAAAAGCCCCCCGCGGTGATCTTCACCACGGCCTTCGACGTCTATGCGGTCAAGGCCTTCGAAATGCACGCCGTGGACTATTTGCTCAAACCCATCCGTCTCCAACGCCTGCACGATGCGTTGAAACGCATCAAGCGCGAAACTCCGCTCACGCCCAGCACCCTCGAAGCCTTGGCGGCGGACGCGCGCTCCCACATACCGGTCACCGAGCGCGGAAAAGTCACCTTGGTGCCGGTGAACAAGATCCTCTACATGCGCGCGGACCAGAAGTACGTTTCCCTCAAAACCCATGAGCACGAATATTTGCTCGAGGATTCCCTTTCACGCCTGGAGCAAGAGTTCTGCGATAGCTTCGTGCGCATACACCGCAGTTGCCTGGTCAGCCGTGCCCATATCGCCGGTTTCGAACGCGGTGGAGACGATGGCGAAGGGCAATGGCAGGTGGAGCTGCGCGGAACCACTGAGCGCCTGCCGGTGAGCCGGCGCCAGCAGCACGTCATCAAACAACTGGCGTCCTAG
- the argH gene encoding argininosuccinate lyase, whose protein sequence is MQEKNPNTWSGRFSEPVDDLVKRYTASVGFDRQLAEFDIQGSLAHARMLCAVKVLSTRDLSDIERGMARIRDEIRGGRFQWSVDLEDVHLNIEKRLTDLVGDAGKRLHTARSRNDQVATGIRLYLRDAIDQIDALARALQTKWVDLAAQHTDTLMPGFTHLQVAQPVSFGHHLMAYYEMVKRDRGRFADCRARANQLPLGAGALAGTTYPIDRAMVAKELGFDGVCENSLDAVSDRDFAIEFCSAAALSMVHLSRLSEELILWMSPRFGFIRLADRYCTGSSMMPQKKNPDVPELVRGKTGRVNGHLVALLTLMKGQALAYNKDNQEDKEPLFDTARTLIDTLRVFAGMMDGLTVNKQAMRNAAREGFSTATDLADYLVRKGLPFREAHEIVALAVRKAAGQEKDLSDLTLAELKEFSALVEADVHQALTLEGSLAARNHIGGTAPQQVRAAIERARKELAP, encoded by the coding sequence ATGCAAGAAAAGAACCCAAATACCTGGTCAGGCCGCTTTAGCGAACCCGTGGACGATCTGGTGAAGCGCTACACGGCATCGGTGGGCTTCGACCGGCAGCTTGCCGAGTTCGATATTCAAGGGTCGCTCGCCCACGCGCGCATGCTGTGCGCCGTCAAAGTGCTGTCCACCCGGGATTTATCGGACATCGAGCGCGGCATGGCGCGGATACGAGACGAGATTCGCGGCGGGCGCTTTCAATGGTCCGTGGATCTCGAGGATGTGCATCTCAATATCGAGAAACGCCTCACGGATTTGGTGGGCGATGCCGGCAAGCGGCTGCATACCGCGCGTTCGCGCAACGACCAGGTGGCCACTGGCATCCGGCTCTATCTGCGGGATGCCATCGACCAGATCGATGCGCTGGCGCGTGCACTACAGACGAAGTGGGTGGACTTAGCGGCACAGCATACCGATACCCTCATGCCCGGCTTCACCCACCTGCAAGTAGCGCAGCCCGTGAGCTTCGGCCACCATTTGATGGCCTATTACGAAATGGTGAAGCGCGACCGCGGACGTTTCGCGGACTGCCGCGCACGAGCCAACCAACTGCCCCTGGGCGCCGGCGCCCTGGCGGGAACCACCTACCCAATCGACCGGGCCATGGTGGCGAAGGAGCTGGGGTTCGATGGCGTGTGCGAGAACTCCCTGGACGCCGTATCGGACCGCGATTTCGCCATCGAATTTTGTTCGGCGGCGGCGCTGTCGATGGTGCATCTGTCGCGCTTGTCCGAGGAACTCATATTGTGGATGAGCCCACGGTTCGGATTCATTCGCCTGGCGGACCGCTATTGCACCGGTTCTTCCATGATGCCGCAGAAAAAAAATCCCGACGTGCCCGAGCTGGTGCGCGGCAAGACGGGCCGGGTGAACGGTCACCTGGTGGCGCTGCTTACCCTGATGAAGGGCCAGGCCCTGGCCTACAACAAGGACAACCAGGAAGACAAGGAACCCTTATTCGATACCGCCCGTACACTGATCGATACCTTGCGGGTGTTCGCGGGCATGATGGACGGCCTCACCGTGAATAAGCAGGCGATGCGTAACGCCGCGCGCGAAGGATTTTCCACCGCCACGGATTTGGCGGATTACCTCGTGCGCAAAGGCTTGCCTTTCCGCGAGGCGCACGAGATCGTGGCCTTGGCCGTGCGCAAGGCGGCTGGGCAAGAAAAGGACTTAAGCGATCTCACCCTCGCCGAATTAAAGGAGTTCTCCGCGTTAGTCGAAGCGGATGTTCATCAAGCGCTCACCTTGGAAGGATCGCTGGCCGCACGTAATCACATAGGTGGCACGGCACCCCAGCAGGTGCGCGCGGCCATTGAACGAGCGCGCAAGGAGCTCGCCCCATGA
- a CDS encoding uroporphyrinogen-III synthase: MIEEAGAVPVLFPTIEIEPIELHAGPLAILRRMDQYEYAIFVSANAARYGMAAVRAHGSWPANLTALAVGDATAQALREQGLSRVLAPTEGSDSESLLRIQALQNVQDKNLLVVRGLGGRELLAGTLRERGARVDYLECYRRLLPASDPAPVLQRFAQGNIQAVVINSAEGLENLFTLLGEGGYAYLCAAVMFVMHPKIAARAREKGVKQVIVTPPGDEALARGLITHFAAAP, translated from the coding sequence ATGATCGAGGAAGCAGGCGCGGTACCGGTCCTTTTTCCTACCATCGAGATAGAACCCATCGAGCTTCACGCCGGGCCGCTCGCCATCTTGCGGCGGATGGACCAGTATGAATACGCCATTTTTGTCAGCGCCAACGCGGCGCGCTACGGTATGGCCGCGGTGCGTGCCCATGGATCATGGCCCGCGAATTTGACCGCTCTGGCCGTGGGGGACGCGACGGCCCAGGCGTTGCGAGAACAAGGGCTTTCCCGCGTCCTGGCGCCAACCGAGGGCTCGGATAGCGAATCGCTCTTGCGCATCCAGGCGTTGCAAAACGTCCAGGACAAGAACCTGCTGGTCGTGCGAGGCCTGGGCGGCCGAGAATTGCTTGCTGGTACCCTGCGCGAGCGCGGCGCCCGCGTGGATTATTTGGAATGCTACCGGCGCTTATTACCCGCCAGCGATCCCGCGCCCGTCCTGCAACGCTTTGCCCAGGGAAACATACAGGCGGTCGTGATCAATAGCGCCGAAGGGTTGGAGAACCTCTTCACTTTGCTCGGAGAGGGCGGGTATGCTTACCTGTGCGCCGCGGTCATGTTCGTCATGCACCCGAAAATCGCCGCGCGCGCACGTGAAAAAGGGGTGAAACAAGTGATCGTTACCCCGCCCGGCGACGAGGCGCTCGCCCGCGGGTTGATCACTCACTTCGCGGCTGCGCCGTGA
- a CDS encoding CDP-6-deoxy-delta-3,4-glucoseen reductase, which produces MKYQVTIRPTNQIIEANDDETVLAAAMRQGITIPYGCRNGACGSCKGKLVEGEIDYGTYAAHILPDYEKRAGFALFCQAKPHSDLVIEARVINVPGQPEMNKLPCRVQKIERPTEDVAILTLSLPAAERLNFFAGQYLEIIMRDGKRRAYSMANPPHGENVVELHIRAMPGGAFTDYAFNRIKEKDILRFEGPMGTFFLREDSDKPIILLASGTGFAPIKSLIEEAFHNGIQRQMVLYWGGRKRADIYRMELARQWQAKHENFSFIPVLSESPESDGWTGRTGFVHRAVMRDFPDLSGYQVYACGVPVMVDAAKKDFSEQCKLPEEEFFCDSFTPAAVAAS; this is translated from the coding sequence ATGAAGTACCAGGTCACTATTCGGCCAACTAACCAAATCATTGAAGCCAATGACGATGAAACGGTGCTGGCCGCCGCCATGCGCCAGGGCATTACCATTCCCTACGGGTGCCGCAACGGCGCCTGCGGCTCTTGCAAGGGAAAGCTCGTGGAAGGCGAGATCGACTACGGCACTTACGCCGCCCACATTCTTCCCGATTACGAAAAGCGCGCAGGCTTCGCGTTGTTTTGCCAGGCCAAACCCCATTCCGACTTGGTGATCGAGGCGCGCGTGATCAACGTCCCCGGCCAGCCGGAGATGAATAAGCTGCCGTGCCGCGTGCAGAAGATCGAGCGTCCCACGGAAGATGTGGCCATTCTCACCTTGAGCTTGCCGGCCGCCGAACGACTCAATTTTTTCGCCGGGCAGTACCTGGAAATCATCATGCGCGACGGTAAACGGCGCGCTTACTCCATGGCCAACCCGCCCCATGGCGAGAATGTGGTGGAGTTGCATATCCGTGCCATGCCAGGCGGGGCCTTCACCGACTACGCCTTCAACCGCATCAAGGAGAAGGACATCTTGCGCTTCGAAGGGCCCATGGGCACTTTCTTCCTGCGCGAGGACAGCGACAAGCCCATCATCCTGCTCGCCAGCGGCACGGGCTTCGCGCCCATCAAGAGCTTGATCGAGGAAGCTTTCCACAACGGCATTCAGCGCCAGATGGTGCTCTACTGGGGCGGGCGCAAGCGCGCGGACATCTATCGCATGGAGCTGGCCCGGCAATGGCAAGCGAAGCACGAGAACTTTAGCTTCATCCCAGTGCTGTCCGAATCCCCGGAATCGGACGGATGGACTGGGCGTACCGGCTTCGTGCACCGCGCGGTGATGCGGGATTTCCCCGATCTATCGGGCTACCAAGTGTATGCCTGCGGCGTACCGGTGATGGTGGATGCCGCCAAGAAGGATTTCAGCGAGCAATGCAAGTTGCCGGAGGAGGAGTTCTTTTGTGATTCCTTTACGCCAGCCGCGGTGGCTGCCTCCTAG
- the dsbD gene encoding protein-disulfide reductase DsbD, with the protein MRKLLLLLACFVRLAQAGEEVLPPEQAFRFSVRLAATDMVEYRYAIAEGYYLYRDKFQFASGTNGVTFGAPELPPGKLKEDEFFGKVETYRGDVVIRVPMSGAEGVDEMKLKSQFQGCADVGICYTPQTRWTTLKLAMAQSAPASEGGLLSRLKNFASTEKEEEFLPVEQAFKVNLTAKDAHTLVAEFKPAEGYYLYRDKTSASIAKGSGVSIDKFTLPRGEKKSDPNFGDTEVFHRPFQAIASLKRTDAAKQEIAVDLKFQGCSEKGLCYPPTTKSVQLTLAALATTAALPIDLAKPAEEPASVAPPATARVEAQPLDETTQVARLFRGTSFWALIASFFGFGLLLALTPCVFPMIPILSGIIAGQGAHLTRTKAVTLSAVYVLGMAITYALAGVAAGLSGSMLSATLQNAWVLGAFALIFVALALSMFGFYELQVPSSLQTKFAAASSKQKGGTVGSVFIMGVLSALIVGPCVAAPLAGALVYIGQSRDVVLGGSALFAMALGMGAPLLLVGWSAGALLPKAGAWMQSVKNFFGVLLLAVAIWLISPVIPAVIHMLLWAALLIVSAIYLHAIDPLPAHTSGFRKLWKGVGVIMLLIGVALLVGALAGGRDPLQPLSGFREGAAPPSHAVAFERVRSTADLDQRIATANGRPVMLDFYADWCVSCKEMELFTFSDPKVEQALKQFVLLQADVTHNTAEDSAILKRFGLFGPPGIIFFRRGGQETGYRVVGYQPAEKFLEVLNAAAR; encoded by the coding sequence ATGAGGAAATTACTCCTGTTGCTCGCCTGCTTCGTCCGTCTGGCCCAGGCCGGCGAGGAGGTGCTGCCGCCGGAGCAAGCCTTCCGCTTCTCCGTGCGGCTGGCCGCTACCGACATGGTGGAGTATCGCTACGCCATCGCGGAAGGGTACTACCTCTACCGCGATAAGTTCCAGTTCGCCTCCGGCACCAACGGCGTTACCTTCGGCGCGCCCGAGTTGCCGCCCGGGAAGTTGAAGGAAGACGAATTCTTCGGCAAGGTGGAAACTTATCGCGGCGATGTCGTCATCCGCGTGCCCATGTCGGGTGCGGAAGGCGTGGACGAAATGAAGTTGAAGTCGCAATTTCAAGGTTGCGCCGATGTTGGTATTTGCTACACGCCGCAAACGCGCTGGACCACCCTCAAGCTCGCCATGGCGCAGAGCGCCCCGGCGAGCGAAGGCGGCTTGCTGTCCAGACTCAAGAACTTCGCCAGCACCGAGAAAGAGGAAGAATTTCTTCCCGTCGAGCAAGCCTTCAAGGTGAACCTCACCGCGAAGGACGCCCACACCCTGGTGGCCGAATTCAAACCCGCGGAGGGTTACTACCTCTACCGCGACAAAACCTCCGCCAGCATCGCGAAGGGAAGCGGTGTATCAATCGACAAGTTCACCCTGCCGCGCGGGGAGAAGAAATCGGACCCCAACTTTGGCGATACGGAAGTATTTCACCGGCCCTTCCAGGCCATCGCATCCCTCAAGCGTACCGATGCTGCGAAGCAGGAAATCGCCGTCGATCTCAAATTCCAAGGATGCAGCGAAAAGGGCCTGTGCTACCCCCCCACGACCAAGAGCGTACAACTGACCCTTGCGGCACTAGCCACCACTGCCGCGCTTCCGATTGACCTAGCCAAACCCGCCGAAGAGCCGGCGTCCGTGGCGCCACCGGCCACCGCGCGAGTGGAGGCGCAACCACTCGACGAAACAACGCAGGTCGCAAGACTTTTTCGCGGCACAAGCTTCTGGGCGCTTATCGCAAGCTTCTTCGGTTTCGGCTTATTGCTGGCCCTTACGCCGTGCGTCTTTCCCATGATCCCGATACTTTCGGGAATCATCGCCGGCCAGGGCGCGCATCTCACGCGAACGAAAGCCGTGACCCTCTCGGCGGTGTACGTGCTCGGCATGGCCATTACCTACGCGCTGGCCGGCGTGGCGGCCGGGCTGTCCGGGTCGATGCTTTCCGCCACCTTGCAGAATGCCTGGGTGCTGGGCGCCTTCGCGTTGATTTTCGTCGCACTGGCACTTTCCATGTTCGGATTCTACGAATTGCAGGTGCCCTCGTCCCTACAAACCAAGTTCGCCGCCGCCAGCAGTAAGCAAAAGGGCGGCACCGTTGGCAGTGTGTTCATCATGGGAGTGCTCTCCGCTCTCATCGTGGGGCCTTGCGTCGCCGCACCCCTGGCGGGCGCGCTGGTTTACATCGGGCAATCCCGGGACGTGGTGCTGGGCGGTTCCGCCCTCTTCGCCATGGCCCTAGGAATGGGCGCGCCATTGCTGTTGGTGGGGTGGTCCGCTGGCGCGCTGTTACCGAAAGCAGGCGCGTGGATGCAATCGGTCAAGAACTTCTTCGGCGTGCTGCTGCTGGCAGTGGCCATCTGGTTGATCTCACCTGTCATCCCAGCCGTCATTCACATGCTGCTGTGGGCCGCGCTCCTCATCGTCAGCGCCATCTACCTGCACGCCATCGATCCCTTGCCCGCACACACTTCCGGCTTCCGTAAATTATGGAAAGGTGTGGGCGTCATTATGTTGCTCATTGGCGTAGCGTTGCTGGTTGGCGCGCTAGCCGGCGGTCGCGACCCGTTGCAACCGCTATCAGGTTTCCGCGAGGGCGCTGCTCCGCCGAGCCACGCTGTTGCCTTCGAGCGCGTCCGTAGCACCGCCGATCTCGATCAGCGCATCGCCACCGCCAACGGCCGCCCCGTCATGCTGGATTTCTACGCCGATTGGTGCGTGTCGTGCAAGGAGATGGAACTCTTCACCTTCAGCGACCCCAAGGTGGAGCAGGCTCTCAAGCAATTCGTTCTGTTGCAAGCGGACGTCACACATAACACAGCGGAAGACAGTGCCATCCTAAAACGCTTCGGCCTCTTCGGCCCTCCGGGCATCATCTTCTTCCGGCGGGGCGGGCAAGAGACGGGTTACCGGGTGGTAGGCTATCAACCGGCGGAGAAATTCCTGGAGGTACTCAATGCGGCCGCGAGATGA